A single genomic interval of Candidatus Binataceae bacterium harbors:
- a CDS encoding alpha/beta hydrolase, whose product MRVQVGDVRLFFDVDGARLRPDGPRMREVPTILMLHGGPGFDHSVFKPDLSGLVDIAQIIYLDHRGNGRSDRSRPEYWNLDRWGDDVRAFCDVLEIERPIVLGESFGGMVAMAYASRHPDHPGKLILASTAAQIRPDRSLEVFARLGGAQARDAAQRFFDNPSQSVMAEYIQKCLPLYTRRQRSPEWMARSVQNVELTSFFFQGEIRTFNLLPQLARIRCPTLITVGDMDPITPMQNSQDMAAALPANLVRLELFKNAGHGVQRDDPEKFDRVVREFIAS is encoded by the coding sequence ATGCGCGTTCAAGTTGGCGATGTGCGCCTGTTCTTCGACGTTGACGGTGCGAGGCTTCGGCCCGATGGCCCCAGGATGCGCGAAGTGCCGACCATCCTCATGCTGCATGGTGGCCCGGGGTTCGATCATTCTGTCTTCAAACCGGACCTGTCCGGCCTCGTCGATATCGCGCAGATTATTTATCTCGACCATCGCGGCAACGGACGCAGCGATCGCAGCCGTCCGGAGTACTGGAACCTCGATAGATGGGGAGACGACGTGCGCGCATTCTGTGACGTGCTGGAAATCGAGCGGCCGATCGTTCTCGGCGAATCGTTCGGCGGCATGGTGGCGATGGCTTACGCAAGCCGCCATCCAGACCATCCGGGCAAGCTGATACTCGCGAGCACAGCGGCCCAAATTCGGCCCGATCGATCGCTGGAAGTCTTCGCGCGCCTTGGTGGTGCGCAAGCGCGCGACGCAGCGCAACGCTTCTTCGACAATCCTTCGCAAAGCGTGATGGCGGAATATATTCAGAAGTGCCTGCCGCTCTACACCCGGCGGCAGCGAAGTCCGGAATGGATGGCGCGCTCGGTGCAGAATGTCGAGCTGACCTCGTTCTTTTTCCAGGGAGAAATTCGCACTTTCAATTTGCTGCCCCAGCTGGCCCGGATTCGATGTCCCACCCTGATCACGGTCGGCGACATGGATCCGATCACACCGATGCAGAACTCGCAGGACATGGCAGCCGCGCTCCCGGCCAACCTGGTTCGTCTGGAACTTTTCAAAAATGCGGGCCATGGCGTGCAGCGCGACGATCCCGAAAAGTTCGACCGCGTGGTCCGGGAGTTCATCGCGTCGTGA
- a CDS encoding adenylate/guanylate cyclase domain-containing protein has product MRCGKCGTENPGGMKFCGNCAAPLRNLCPKCGFENPDSFKFCGQCGAALAVPAAARPETRPAAREVGTGPLEGERKVVTALFADMKGSMELIEDLDPEDARAIVDPAIARMIDAVHYYDGYIVQSTGDGIFALFGAPHAQEDHPQRALYAGLKMQEEMRRYAGELRAAGQPPVEIRIGVNTGEAVVRSIRTGDAKVEYTPIGHAVSLASRMQTLAPSGSIVIAAETRKIVAGYFELNSLGPARIKGVTEPVEVFEVTGLGPLRSRLHRSASRGLSKFVGRTVEIAHMKRVAELARTGHGQIVAAVAEAGVGKSRLFYEFKQMQQSGWRVLEAFSVSHGRASAYHPVIDLLKGYFAIADSDDDRARREKITGRVLALDRSLEDTLPYLAPLMGIGEESILSAAPVQDPSQLLEEYSKFWEQSLDRLQVLAASAKGNSLEGMDQSIQRARTRDAIKRLLLRESMNQPLIVIFEDLHWLDDESGEVLDLLADSIGTARILLMVNYRPEYHHQWSNKTYYSQLRLDPLGPETAGELLNGLIGEDAPLVPLKEMIVQRTEGNPFFMEEMVQVLFDEGALTRNGTVKLVKPLSSIRLPATVKGIIAARIDKLAAEEKDLLQTLAVIGKEFPLGLVRHVSGKSNQTLTPLLSNLQVGEFIYEQPAAPEPDYTFKHALTQEVAYDSILAERRKAIHERAAAGIETIFDAQLDDHLDELANHYSRSSNPAKAVEFLERAATRAHARSAYAEAERYLTQALSLIAELPDTRERVRREIALRVQYGTIFAAIHGFATGELDAQLERTRELLSRAGESPEIQMVLAGMWDVEISRGQVKAAAATAQRMLAIAENTGAEDALANAQHATGSTEMWRGNLVPARDHFERAAAIYNRDLDRYLPMPRAGVIAGRSQLAWTLWALGYPEKARTRIREALSLARKLNRPYSMAFALQFAIAAEALCGDYAQIRAQSEALIELSQQHGYPHWLASGTMSLGASIVEEEDFDRGIALMREGMAGTREYGTLPVYRYGLVLMATTFLRAGNVEEGLRAVDEAAEGIEADERFNEAEIWRLRGEFMLAKRQERAAAENFRRAIGVARAQQGKSWELRATFSLAKMLASQDHAAQADAILAPVYQWFTEGFDTNDLVLAKTLLDRLQVEQPRR; this is encoded by the coding sequence ATGCGATGCGGCAAGTGTGGCACCGAAAATCCTGGGGGGATGAAGTTCTGCGGCAATTGTGCCGCGCCGCTGCGCAATCTCTGCCCGAAGTGCGGATTTGAGAACCCTGACAGTTTCAAATTCTGTGGGCAGTGCGGCGCCGCTCTGGCCGTGCCTGCCGCCGCCCGCCCCGAGACGAGGCCGGCCGCTCGCGAGGTTGGCACCGGTCCACTGGAGGGCGAGCGCAAGGTCGTAACCGCGCTGTTCGCGGACATGAAGGGCTCGATGGAACTGATCGAGGACCTCGATCCCGAGGATGCGCGCGCAATCGTTGATCCCGCGATAGCGAGGATGATCGACGCGGTCCATTACTATGACGGCTATATCGTTCAATCTACCGGCGACGGAATTTTTGCATTGTTCGGCGCGCCGCACGCCCAGGAAGATCATCCCCAGCGCGCCCTCTACGCCGGCCTCAAGATGCAGGAAGAGATGCGCCGCTACGCCGGTGAACTTCGCGCGGCGGGCCAGCCTCCGGTCGAGATTCGGATCGGGGTCAACACCGGAGAAGCGGTGGTCCGCTCAATTCGCACCGGCGATGCCAAGGTTGAGTACACCCCGATCGGACACGCGGTAAGCCTCGCCTCTCGCATGCAGACCCTCGCACCCTCGGGCTCGATCGTGATTGCCGCCGAGACGCGTAAAATCGTAGCCGGCTACTTCGAGCTCAACTCGCTCGGTCCGGCACGGATTAAGGGAGTCACCGAGCCGGTCGAGGTCTTTGAAGTTACCGGTTTGGGGCCGCTGCGCAGCCGGCTGCATAGATCTGCCAGCCGGGGCCTCTCCAAATTTGTAGGCAGGACGGTCGAGATTGCGCACATGAAGCGAGTCGCCGAGCTGGCGCGCACGGGTCATGGACAAATCGTCGCGGCGGTGGCGGAGGCAGGAGTCGGGAAGTCGCGCTTGTTTTACGAGTTCAAGCAGATGCAGCAGAGCGGTTGGCGGGTGCTCGAGGCATTCTCGGTCTCCCACGGGCGGGCGAGCGCCTACCATCCGGTGATCGATCTGCTTAAGGGCTATTTTGCAATCGCGGATTCCGACGACGACCGCGCTCGGCGAGAGAAGATCACCGGGCGCGTGCTCGCCCTCGACCGGTCCCTCGAAGATACGCTTCCGTATCTGGCCCCGTTGATGGGCATTGGCGAGGAGTCCATCCTCTCTGCCGCTCCAGTCCAGGACCCGTCGCAGCTGCTGGAAGAATACAGCAAATTCTGGGAGCAGAGCCTGGACCGCCTGCAGGTGCTCGCAGCCAGTGCCAAGGGCAACTCGTTGGAGGGGATGGACCAATCCATCCAGCGCGCGCGCACCCGGGATGCGATCAAGCGTCTGCTTCTGCGCGAGAGCATGAACCAGCCGCTCATAGTCATCTTCGAAGACCTCCATTGGCTCGACGATGAGTCCGGCGAGGTTCTCGACCTGCTTGCGGACTCCATCGGCACGGCGCGGATTCTACTGATGGTCAACTATCGGCCCGAATATCACCATCAGTGGAGCAACAAGACTTACTACAGCCAGCTTCGCCTTGATCCGTTGGGGCCCGAAACGGCGGGCGAACTGCTCAATGGTCTGATCGGCGAAGACGCGCCGCTTGTTCCGCTCAAGGAAATGATCGTCCAGCGCACCGAGGGCAATCCGTTCTTCATGGAGGAAATGGTGCAGGTGCTGTTCGACGAGGGCGCGCTCACGCGTAACGGGACCGTCAAGCTGGTGAAGCCGCTTTCATCGATCCGCCTCCCCGCGACCGTCAAGGGAATCATCGCCGCGCGAATCGATAAGCTGGCAGCGGAGGAGAAAGACCTGCTTCAGACGCTGGCCGTGATCGGCAAAGAATTTCCGCTCGGCCTGGTCCGGCACGTTTCCGGCAAGTCAAACCAGACGCTCACCCCGCTGCTATCCAATCTTCAGGTCGGCGAATTCATCTACGAACAACCCGCAGCCCCCGAGCCGGACTATACGTTCAAGCACGCGCTTACCCAGGAAGTTGCCTACGATTCGATCCTGGCCGAGCGGCGCAAGGCAATTCACGAGCGCGCCGCGGCCGGAATTGAAACGATTTTCGACGCGCAGCTCGATGATCACCTCGATGAGTTGGCTAATCACTACTCGCGCAGCAGCAACCCGGCCAAAGCGGTTGAATTTCTGGAGCGTGCCGCCACTCGCGCCCACGCACGCTCCGCCTATGCGGAAGCGGAGCGTTATCTTACTCAGGCTCTCAGCCTTATCGCGGAACTCCCCGACACACGGGAGCGGGTGCGGCGTGAAATCGCTCTACGGGTTCAGTACGGAACCATCTTCGCGGCCATCCACGGGTTCGCCACGGGCGAACTCGACGCGCAGCTAGAGCGCACCCGCGAACTGTTAAGCAGGGCGGGCGAGTCCCCGGAAATCCAGATGGTGCTGGCCGGGATGTGGGACGTCGAAATTTCGCGCGGGCAGGTCAAGGCGGCTGCGGCGACTGCGCAACGAATGCTCGCGATTGCGGAAAACACTGGTGCCGAAGATGCTCTTGCCAATGCGCAGCATGCGACAGGTTCGACCGAGATGTGGCGCGGAAATCTGGTACCCGCACGAGATCACTTCGAGCGTGCTGCCGCGATCTACAATCGCGATTTGGACCGCTACCTGCCGATGCCCAGGGCGGGAGTAATTGCCGGACGCAGCCAACTCGCCTGGACGCTGTGGGCGCTGGGCTACCCGGAAAAAGCGCGCACTCGCATCCGCGAGGCTCTCAGCCTCGCGCGCAAGTTGAATCGCCCCTACAGCATGGCCTTCGCCCTCCAATTCGCCATCGCGGCCGAAGCGCTGTGCGGCGACTACGCTCAAATACGCGCACAGTCAGAGGCGTTGATCGAACTGTCGCAGCAGCATGGGTATCCGCACTGGCTCGCCTCGGGAACGATGTCGCTGGGCGCCTCGATTGTGGAGGAAGAGGATTTCGATCGCGGCATCGCGCTAATGCGCGAAGGCATGGCGGGCACCCGCGAATACGGAACTCTGCCGGTTTATCGATACGGATTGGTACTGATGGCCACCACCTTCCTGCGCGCGGGCAACGTGGAGGAAGGACTGAGGGCAGTGGATGAGGCAGCGGAGGGAATTGAGGCCGACGAGCGATTTAACGAGGCGGAAATCTGGCGGCTGCGCGGCGAGTTCATGCTGGCGAAGAGGCAGGAGCGCGCGGCGGCGGAGAATTTTCGTCGTGCCATCGGGGTGGCAAGGGCGCAACAAGGCAAATCCTGGGAGTTACGGGCGACCTTCAGCCTCGCAAAAATGTTGGCATCGCAGGACCACGCCGCGCAGGCGGATGCGATTCTCGCGCCGGTTTACCAGTGGTTCACCGAAGGCTTCGATACGAACGACTTGGTATTGGCGAAAACGTTATTGGACCGGCTGCAGGTTGAGCAACCCCGGCGCTGA
- a CDS encoding D-alanyl-D-alanine carboxypeptidase family protein, which produces MRARLIGYRGVPWLVLLIVSLLATSAWAARTRSHTSRRAASQEAPAVSLSDIHVFGDRPAPFALDAKSAMMVDQQTGAVLYSYNEHARMQPASLAKIMTFFLVLDALAQKRITLDTMMPISEQAWRLSMDESVSRMFLGVGQKVAVQDLLFGLMVSSGNDAAVALSEYLGGSPDGFTTQMNAKAAELGLSETHFTNPDGLPVEGEYTTAADMVKLGCELLRRHPEALTYTGAKDFTYDKIKQPNFNTLLFYDGRVDGIKTGHVEEAGYHLVASAKSNGMVLVSAVMGTPSSEKRRVETEKLVDWSFRTFATAKPDAHKVMPATVPVFYGVAETVAIAPVHETYVTVGKGEEGKIDVAWNPAAKYMSAPVAKGAGVGQLAITQDGKQIDSVPVVTQAPVQSAGFFKRLTDHFRRVK; this is translated from the coding sequence ATGCGTGCGCGACTCATCGGTTATCGAGGCGTTCCCTGGCTCGTCTTATTGATAGTATCGCTGTTGGCAACGTCCGCGTGGGCGGCCCGGACCAGGTCGCACACCTCGCGCCGGGCTGCGTCCCAAGAGGCGCCCGCGGTTTCTCTTTCCGATATCCATGTCTTCGGCGATCGTCCGGCACCGTTCGCGCTCGATGCGAAGTCCGCGATGATGGTCGACCAACAGACCGGCGCGGTTCTGTATTCCTATAACGAACATGCGCGCATGCAACCGGCCAGCCTCGCCAAGATCATGACCTTTTTCCTGGTGCTTGATGCGCTGGCACAAAAGCGCATCACGCTCGACACCATGATGCCGATTAGCGAGCAGGCCTGGAGACTCTCGATGGATGAAAGTGTCTCGCGCATGTTTCTAGGCGTCGGGCAAAAAGTCGCCGTACAGGATCTCCTGTTCGGGCTGATGGTCTCGTCCGGCAATGATGCCGCGGTAGCGCTCTCCGAATACCTGGGCGGAAGCCCCGACGGTTTCACGACGCAGATGAACGCGAAGGCGGCAGAATTGGGGCTCAGCGAGACTCATTTCACCAATCCCGATGGTCTGCCGGTTGAGGGCGAGTACACGACCGCGGCGGACATGGTGAAACTCGGTTGCGAACTTCTTCGCCGTCACCCGGAGGCGCTGACCTATACAGGGGCGAAGGACTTTACCTACGACAAAATCAAACAGCCCAATTTCAACACGCTGCTTTTCTACGATGGACGCGTGGACGGAATCAAAACCGGCCACGTCGAAGAGGCTGGCTACCATCTGGTCGCGTCGGCGAAGTCGAACGGGATGGTCCTGGTATCAGCGGTAATGGGCACGCCCAGCTCTGAGAAGCGGCGCGTCGAAACGGAAAAACTGGTCGACTGGAGCTTTCGCACCTTCGCGACGGCCAAGCCCGATGCGCACAAGGTGATGCCCGCGACTGTCCCGGTCTTCTATGGAGTAGCCGAGACCGTCGCGATTGCCCCGGTGCACGAGACTTACGTGACGGTTGGTAAGGGCGAGGAAGGAAAGATCGATGTCGCTTGGAATCCGGCGGCCAAGTACATGAGTGCGCCGGTTGCCAAAGGCGCGGGTGTGGGGCAGCTGGCCATCACCCAGGATGGCAAGCAGATCGATTCCGTACCGGTGGTTACCCAGGCGCCGGTCCAGAGCGCCGGATTTTTCAAGCGTCTGACAGATCACTTCCGCAGGGTTAAGTAG
- a CDS encoding glycosyltransferase: protein MDISVILPVINERENLDILIPRLKSLLNNARLVGEIVVVDGGSSDGTCESAAAHGVRVVSERGKGYGAAIQTGFEEARGDWVLTLDADLSHDPDFVAKMWRARDRGDIVIASRYTRGGVAYTDVFRKTLSRLLNMFLRRFWSLPVRDVSSGYRLYRRAALEGLKLTSTNFEVLGEILVRLYARGYAVVEVPFTYFPRRAGRSHIRLLRFGMAQLRSALRMWKLRNSLESADYDERAYYSIIPFQRYWQRRRHSIAVSWARGAGRILDAGCGSSLIVQSLNNAVGMEFNFGKLRFLRHHGIPLARGSAFALPFKDASFDCVISSQVIEHLAYDEILFSEMRRVLRPGGMLILGTPDYATIGWRIIEPTYRFLLPGGYADEHITHYTREKLTEILMRHGFGVEETAYIVRSELIMRCRKRDLPIPAQQSAPSPESSAA, encoded by the coding sequence ATGGATATTTCCGTAATCCTCCCGGTCATTAACGAAAGGGAAAATCTTGACATCTTGATCCCGCGCCTCAAGTCGCTGCTCAACAATGCGCGGCTCGTCGGGGAGATTGTGGTGGTCGACGGCGGCTCGAGCGACGGCACCTGCGAGTCCGCCGCCGCTCACGGGGTCCGCGTGGTTTCCGAACGAGGAAAGGGATACGGCGCTGCGATTCAGACCGGATTTGAGGAGGCCCGCGGGGACTGGGTCCTTACGCTCGACGCGGACCTCTCGCACGATCCCGACTTCGTCGCCAAAATGTGGCGCGCGCGCGACCGCGGTGACATCGTGATCGCGTCGCGCTACACGCGCGGCGGAGTGGCCTATACCGACGTGTTTCGCAAAACGCTGAGCCGGCTGCTCAATATGTTTCTGCGCCGTTTCTGGTCGCTACCGGTGCGCGATGTTTCGAGCGGTTACCGCCTTTATCGGCGCGCCGCACTGGAGGGACTCAAACTTACTTCAACCAATTTCGAGGTGCTGGGGGAAATTTTGGTGCGGCTCTACGCGCGCGGTTACGCCGTGGTTGAAGTGCCGTTTACCTACTTCCCGCGCAGGGCGGGACGCTCGCATATCCGCCTGCTTCGCTTCGGCATGGCCCAGTTGCGATCGGCGCTGCGAATGTGGAAGCTGCGTAACTCGCTGGAGTCCGCGGACTATGATGAGCGCGCCTACTACAGCATCATTCCGTTCCAGCGCTATTGGCAGCGCCGCCGTCATTCCATCGCGGTCTCCTGGGCGCGCGGCGCAGGCCGCATCCTCGACGCGGGCTGTGGCTCAAGCCTGATCGTCCAAAGCCTCAACAACGCGGTCGGCATGGAATTCAACTTTGGCAAGTTGCGCTTCCTTCGGCACCACGGAATCCCACTTGCTCGCGGCTCGGCCTTCGCCCTCCCGTTCAAGGACGCGAGCTTCGACTGTGTGATTAGTTCACAGGTAATTGAACATCTCGCCTACGACGAAATCTTGTTTTCCGAAATGCGGCGGGTGTTGCGACCTGGCGGCATGCTGATTCTCGGCACGCCCGACTATGCGACCATCGGATGGCGCATTATCGAGCCGACCTACCGTTTTCTCCTGCCCGGCGGCTACGCCGACGAGCACATCACCCACTATACTCGTGAGAAATTGACCGAGATCCTCATGCGACACGGCTTTGGGGTGGAGGAAACCGCCTACATCGTTCGCAGCGAGTTGATCATGCGATGCCGCAAGCGCGACCTGCCGATCCCGGCACAGCAAAGTGCTCCATCCCCGGAGTCCAGCGCCGCATGA
- a CDS encoding alpha/beta hydrolase encodes MPKLTVTDINVHYDVSGGGEPLLMVMGLGASSAAWDPELVDELAKSFRTITFDNRGTGQSDKPDKPYSIEMFADDAAGVLDGLKIPRAHIFGVSMGGMIAQEFALRHPGRTGSLTLGCTTAGGSHSVPPPPESLKVLTAPREGVPPEDIIRRGWPLSLTPEYIRDNRDRLEARIPRLLEHPTPPFAFQRQLEGTYTLKTWDRLPNLKAPTLVITGAKDVLIPARNSELLAERIPGAKLHLIANAGHGFTTEGRDEFLRVFVPFVKSHPLGA; translated from the coding sequence ATGCCCAAGCTTACGGTTACCGATATCAATGTTCACTACGACGTGAGCGGAGGCGGCGAGCCGCTCCTGATGGTCATGGGATTGGGCGCCAGCTCGGCGGCGTGGGATCCTGAACTGGTGGACGAGTTGGCAAAGTCCTTCCGCACCATCACCTTCGACAATCGCGGTACCGGGCAAAGCGACAAGCCCGACAAGCCCTACTCCATCGAGATGTTCGCCGACGATGCGGCCGGGGTGCTCGACGGGCTGAAGATTCCGCGCGCCCATATTTTTGGAGTCTCGATGGGCGGGATGATCGCCCAGGAGTTCGCGCTCCGCCATCCAGGTCGCACCGGTAGCCTCACACTGGGATGCACGACTGCGGGCGGGTCCCATTCCGTCCCCCCGCCGCCGGAATCGCTCAAGGTGCTGACAGCACCCCGTGAGGGTGTTCCGCCAGAGGACATCATCCGGCGCGGCTGGCCGCTGTCGCTGACGCCGGAGTACATCAGAGATAATCGCGACCGGCTTGAGGCTCGCATCCCGCGGCTGCTTGAGCATCCGACCCCGCCGTTCGCGTTCCAACGGCAGCTCGAAGGAACCTACACGCTCAAGACCTGGGACAGGTTGCCTAACCTCAAGGCACCTACGCTCGTGATAACCGGAGCGAAGGATGTGTTGATCCCTGCGCGCAATTCGGAGCTTCTCGCGGAGCGGATTCCCGGCGCGAAGCTCCATCTCATCGCGAACGCGGGTCACGGTTTTACCACCGAAGGCCGCGATGAGTTCCTGCGCGTCTTTGTGCCGTTCGTGAAATCGCACCCACTCGGAGCTTGA
- a CDS encoding ATP-dependent DNA ligase, whose product MSSFYDFALVCQELGQTQSRLQMAEAVGTFLAALSIDEAEVAARFMVGRALEQGEEKRLQLSGRAIWKIVAEMVGVEDQGEDIFAAAEDFGEAVAIMLRRRTADPEPTLTIGEVDRAFHDIAEIEGRHARNRKLDALRALFARSSALEGKYLAKVLIREMRHGVSEGMMLEAIARMANRPVSDVRRIHMLEADLGRTVRILREGGALPSGPGRRSAGVKPLKPMLAQPAADIAEAFAMLGPELAFEHKLDGARVQIHHGEGSTRIFSRRMNEITTSLPEVVDTIGKLGGRSAILDGEVIAVDSLGRPLAFQELMRRFGRVKDIERLRAEQPIRLHLFDLLALDSALIIDHSYAERARLLDDLASAASLDTVQRLMTPSLSEAERFFRDAIAAGYEGVVGKALRSAYMPGVRGRGWVKIKHARTLDLVIVAADWGYGRRHGWLSNYHLAARNERTGGFSEVGKTFKGLTDEQFREMTERLLALKISESHGTVVVRPEVVVEVGYNDIQRSPQYEAGMALRFARIVRIRTDKAVSEADSIEAVERDFERQLVRPLAAKV is encoded by the coding sequence GTGTCTTCCTTCTACGATTTTGCGCTGGTCTGCCAGGAACTGGGCCAGACTCAGAGTCGCCTGCAGATGGCGGAGGCGGTTGGTACTTTCCTCGCCGCATTGTCGATCGATGAAGCCGAGGTCGCGGCCCGCTTCATGGTGGGACGCGCCCTTGAGCAGGGCGAGGAGAAGCGGCTGCAACTCAGCGGCCGCGCGATTTGGAAAATCGTCGCAGAAATGGTCGGGGTCGAAGATCAAGGCGAGGATATCTTTGCGGCGGCGGAGGACTTCGGAGAGGCGGTCGCGATCATGCTCCGTCGCCGGACAGCGGATCCCGAACCGACCCTGACGATCGGCGAAGTCGATCGCGCCTTTCACGACATCGCGGAGATCGAAGGACGGCACGCGCGCAATCGCAAGCTGGACGCTCTGCGCGCGCTCTTTGCGCGAAGCTCCGCGCTCGAAGGCAAGTACCTGGCCAAAGTGTTGATCCGCGAGATGCGCCATGGAGTGAGCGAAGGCATGATGCTCGAGGCGATCGCGCGGATGGCCAATCGACCGGTTAGCGACGTGCGGCGCATCCATATGCTGGAAGCGGATCTGGGCCGTACCGTCCGGATTCTCCGCGAGGGCGGTGCCCTGCCGAGTGGACCCGGGCGAAGATCGGCGGGGGTGAAACCGCTTAAGCCGATGCTGGCGCAGCCCGCCGCGGACATTGCCGAAGCGTTTGCGATGCTCGGGCCCGAGCTCGCGTTCGAGCACAAACTCGATGGCGCCCGCGTGCAGATCCATCACGGGGAAGGTTCCACGCGCATTTTTTCGCGGCGCATGAATGAAATCACCACAAGCCTGCCGGAAGTGGTCGACACGATCGGGAAGCTTGGGGGGCGTTCGGCGATTCTGGACGGTGAAGTCATCGCGGTCGATTCGCTGGGGCGGCCATTGGCCTTTCAAGAGCTCATGCGCCGTTTTGGGCGTGTCAAGGACATCGAGCGACTGCGCGCTGAGCAGCCGATCAGGCTGCATCTGTTTGATCTGCTCGCGCTCGACAGCGCTCTGATAATCGATCATTCCTATGCGGAGCGCGCCCGCCTGCTCGACGATCTCGCGAGCGCCGCATCGCTGGACACGGTGCAGAGATTGATGACCCCGTCCCTCTCGGAAGCCGAACGGTTTTTCCGCGATGCGATCGCCGCCGGGTACGAAGGTGTCGTCGGGAAGGCGCTGAGGAGCGCGTACATGCCGGGGGTGCGCGGGCGCGGATGGGTGAAGATCAAGCACGCGCGCACGCTCGACCTTGTCATAGTGGCGGCGGACTGGGGCTACGGTCGTCGGCACGGATGGCTCTCTAACTACCATCTGGCGGCGCGCAATGAGCGAACCGGAGGTTTCAGCGAGGTCGGCAAGACCTTCAAAGGATTGACCGACGAACAATTCCGCGAAATGACCGAGCGCTTGCTCGCGTTGAAGATCAGCGAATCACACGGCACGGTCGTGGTGCGGCCCGAGGTTGTGGTCGAAGTAGGGTACAATGATATCCAGCGCAGTCCGCAATATGAAGCAGGGATGGCGCTGCGCTTCGCCCGCATAGTTCGCATCCGCACCGACAAAGCCGTAAGCGAGGCGGACTCCATCGAGGCGGTCGAGCGCGACTTCGAGCGCCAGCTCGTCAGGCCACTGGCCGCCAAGGTCTGA
- a CDS encoding NUDIX hydrolase — translation MSRINKEAVHPNHSVQHRFPREARFCPLCGGPMERRPILPEGNEHPVCVRCGFVFFAAPKLAVGCLVIDGGRVLLLKRGNQPAMGKWTFPGGFVEFGERAIDAAVRETSEEVGLRAIVDGLLGVYTDTSNHNAQLIAYLAHAQSGAATLSSEAVEVRYFAPPEIPWNAIAFSSTADALTDWTRLLKRS, via the coding sequence TTGAGTAGGATCAACAAGGAAGCAGTTCACCCCAATCACAGCGTGCAGCATCGCTTCCCGCGCGAGGCCCGCTTCTGCCCCTTGTGCGGCGGACCGATGGAGCGCCGTCCGATCCTGCCCGAGGGAAATGAACATCCCGTGTGCGTGCGATGCGGTTTCGTGTTCTTTGCAGCGCCGAAGCTCGCGGTGGGATGCCTGGTGATTGATGGTGGACGCGTGCTGCTGCTGAAGCGTGGTAACCAACCCGCGATGGGCAAATGGACATTCCCGGGCGGGTTCGTAGAGTTCGGCGAACGGGCGATCGACGCAGCCGTGCGTGAAACGAGCGAGGAAGTCGGGTTGCGTGCCATCGTCGATGGCTTGCTCGGAGTGTATACCGATACTTCAAATCACAATGCGCAGCTGATTGCGTATCTGGCTCACGCGCAAAGCGGCGCGGCGACGCTGTCTTCCGAAGCCGTCGAGGTCCGTTATTTTGCGCCGCCCGAGATTCCCTGGAACGCCATCGCATTTTCTAGCACCGCCGACGCGTTGACCGACTGGACAAGGTTGCTCAAGCGATCGTAA